The following DNA comes from Cedecea neteri.
ACGGTGGTTTGCAGATAAGAGAGTGCGAGAGCTTTAACTTCCGGCGTGGCGTTCCCGGCAATCACATCGATGATGTGCGTGCCCGCGAGGTGAATGCCTGCGGCCATGATAAAAGAAACTATGGTCATCAGCACCAGTGACTGCCGGGCCGCCGCCCTCGCCCGCTCCGGATCCAGCCTGCCGAAGCTGAACGCCACCACCACCGTGGTGCCGAGGTCGATAGCGGCGAAGAACGCCATGATCACCATGTTAAAACTGTCTGCGAGCCCTACGCCCGCCATAGCCTCTTTCCCTAACCAACTGACGAGGAAGGTACTGAGCACGCCCATCAGCAAAACACAGGTGTTTTCAAGGAAGATTGGCACCGCCAGCGGCGTTATCTCACGCCAGAACAGCACCCGATAACTCTTACGTTTGGCGTACCACGGCGTTTTCGCCACGGTCTGGCGAAGGACTGCATGTAAGTTCAAGCGAGGACCTGCAAGGAAAGATAAAACGGCATTTCAAATAATGGGCGACAAATCGTTATCCTGCAAAGGATTTTTTTGTCTCTGATTGCCTGAAAAGGCAACAAGATGTTGATAGTTTCCGCAAACGCACCAGAGGGTGAGATTTTGCCTTTGACAAGCCACGGAGCCGCCGCTAATATTCGCCCCGTTCACACGATTCCTCTGTAGTTCAGTCGGTAGAACGGCGGACTGTTAATCCGTATGTCACTGGTTCGAGTCCAGTCAGAGGAGCCATATTTGAGAAGCCCGCTTAAGGAAACTTAAGCGGGCTTTTTGCTGTTGGTGATTCAGGAAAAGCCGTTACTTTCCGCCGCCAAGTTCGATGAATAATCCGTTGTTGTCGATGAAAAAACCATATCGATAGACTTTGTTATTCAGCGTATAGGACGTTTGGTAGATGTAGCCACGGGTAAGCGGAACCTTTATGCAGGTATCTGGATAAATGAGGTGTTTGAACTCAACGGTGGCAAGATCTTTATCGTAACCATCCTGGATAGATGAAATCGAATAACGACTTAGCACATCGGATTTATCAACAGTAAAGCAGAGATTGCCGTTAATAATATCATAACTCCTCCATTCGCCTACGCCGATATTTTCACCGACACAGCCTACAAGCAAAATACAAACGGGAATAAATGCAGCAAAATACTTCATAAAGGAAATCTCCCCAATATTTTCTTGTACTGAGTCAACAGTGAAACCATCGGTTGCGCAGGGTTTAAGTCGCGAAGATTGTAGGTATAGTCTGCGACCCAGGAGAAAGCCCCTCGAGTCCGCACCCAAATCCCCCGTTGATGTTGCCAGACATGCATCATTTCATGCATAGAAAGATGGCAAGCATCGATAGAATTACGCTGGGGGGCGGAGAAATCAGGCTCATAGATGCCTTCCTGGAACCAAATTTCTCCGCTAGTTTTCTTTAGGTTTATCCGATTAATATCTATAGAGTAACATATCAGCACCGAACGCCAGGCGTGAGAGCTTTGCTGTTTTTACTATGAAATTATTTTCCGAAGCGAGGAAACGGGATAGTTTATTGTATACAGCAGGATCATGCATTCTACATATATACTCCAGCTGATTATAAATCTCAGACCATGTTTCCTTATGATATCTGGAATATCCTGCCCTTGATTTAAACTGCTTTACGTATTCACTGACACTATCTCTCTTGAATCTCATTT
Coding sequences within:
- a CDS encoding putative T6SS immunity periplasmic lipoprotein translates to MKYFAAFIPVCILLVGCVGENIGVGEWRSYDIINGNLCFTVDKSDVLSRYSISSIQDGYDKDLATVEFKHLIYPDTCIKVPLTRGYIYQTSYTLNNKVYRYGFFIDNNGLFIELGGGK